ACAAAAACTAACTTTTTGAAAATCTggaatttgttgaaattgtctGCATGAGATACTATTACTAAAAATCAGCGTGTTGGTGCAAAACGACTCCATACAAAAAACAACCAGGAGGTGCGCAATCGTcatttgcgcatatgacgtatcAAAATCGAGATGCGCATGCacgtatgacgtaattcaagatggcgctgagAAAGCAGACGACcgaaaaaacgaaaatttgaTAATTAAAGCTGTTCCTGTGCACAGGATACCTAATGTCGAACGCAATAAACAAAGATAGAGAAATCACTGCAGGAATCTCGCATAAATTTTACTGCTCATTCTTAAAAGATAACGATTTTGATTGTTACTGTAATAAATATCCCCACCGCTTGTCTCTGACCAAAGATGAACTTTTCCAGGAGATGAAGACATCGTATGCCTTTTAGTTATGCTCAGTGGAGATGCGAAGGGGCTTGGATAGGGAGGAGGACTTTGTACTGGAAGAATAACGAAGATAAAGTACAAGCAAGCTTAATGGTACACTTTCAGGCTGAGTCGTgacaaaaaatgaaactgaaCATTCTGCAtctttaattaaccctttgactcgcaggagtgatcagcatgtaaattctccgCACAATCTcactgaaatgtcagtcagacatataacaccaaattctcatgactacctaacaaagaaatctatggtactagttaggagaatgaacgttttgatcttgggaatgaaaAGGTTAACCTCTCACAGAGAGCTCCTCATGGTCTCACTCACATAGACCGATTTGCCAGTGGCTTGTCAGTAAAGTCATTTAATATGTAGCCAATTTCAATGGTCTTTTCGAGTtgaacagaaaagagaaaagctGCAATCATCACCCCTGTCTACCCAGTACAAATCAAGCAGAATTCATACAAATGTATTACaacgtattcataaatggcggtcaagaaattattcttttgtctttgtgctaatcatcctcactaacCTCACTTtcgagcaaaaattcttttgaattttgttcttgCTAACAaagctagtgaggatgattagcataattatataaagacaaaaaaataactaaTTAGCCGCATTTATGAATACAGTCTATTCCTAGTAAACTAAAAATCTTGGACAAAATGAGTTGAGATCTTCCCCATGTTTTGTCCTTTGGGACCATTCCCTTTTATGAAGGCAAGCAAGGTCCCCTCCCATTCaacacaaaaattacaagaaagaaaagcaaatccAGCTGTGTGTAAAGAGTTTAAGTACTTGTTTTCggtgggaaggggggaggggtgggggggaaGCAGCAGTAATAatgaaatttatgaaaaatttCATTACATTATGgactggaaattaaaaaaactgacCCAAGAGATATAAAAACAAAGACATAAACAAGTAGAGAATCTATGGAAGTAATTATATTAATTTCGAACTGCAGAGATCAAGCAGCTGTGAAAtgaaaaccttgaaaaatatttgaacccATAATGGAATCCCGACTGAATTTGTCGTGTTTTGTCTTGTCACTGTGCTTGTCCAAGATTCTGGAGAACATGTACCTACCTACATGACCATTTGCCTGGCCATTGGCATATCCATTgcttttttcattgtttctgaCTGCCGAGCCAAGCTGCTTGCTGTCCATTGTTATTTGCTGTAGGTGCGCTTGCAGTGACACCTCTGATGACAGCTTAGTTGTAAGGGAATCAATGAGATAAAGACATTCTGTTGACACATCGGTCCAGTTTGAAGGTCGACCACCTAAGAAATCAAGAAATATATTAAACAATTCTCACACACTAAATGGCATTTGTCTGACACCTAATCGGCCAGTTTCGTGTTGCTGTggttagactggatctagcacgaaatggaggctaataaGGGGGGAATAATATTATGAATGTGAAAAGATTTCCCTACATGAGCACCCATTTCATTAAAGTATTTGTATGTAACTGGACTATTTTACTGCATTTCTTCAAATTCTAGGTAAAATGACAAAACCTGGGCTCTGTTCTTCACCATCTTGACTCTAGACATACGAGAGACTAATaccgcattcacaccaaagcttaaacatgtttaaaagctgtttagttaaacatggtttaaaattgttttcttgataCAAGTTACTACCTGACTGTAATGTTGACTCCAAATTCAACAAAATGAAGACACACATTAGAACTTACATGAACCCTAtgtaaaattcagtctttcagcTAGCCTTCCGTTgctcatttttattttgttaaacctggttTAATTACTGTAAACGTGTTTAGTTGGCGTGAATCGGGTATTAGTCTGTTTGTATCTCAAAGGAACAATAGCTAGACAACTGATAATTTCTTTTATGTAATCCTGATCCAAATTGTAATAAAAGTTCATAACACATTCAAATAAACGTGGCTACATAAATATGTTTGTACCAGCAAGATctttaaatacatgtaactttaCACCACAAGAAATGCTAtcaaatttgaaagcaaaattttcaaatcacttatttttgtttccaaattgcCCTGGTGCTGCCATCTATGTCAGAACAATTGTCAGTTATTTCCTCCGGTTTTAAGTGTCTATTGATCACTTCAACAAACTTTTCCACTTCATTTATTCCCTGATATCTTCCCAATTGTGTTAGCATTTTTGGAgttattttttattgaaaattcactttgtTATTCTATTTCCCTGTTAGAAaaagtctcttttcttttgcttttgctgGGCTTATGAGTACGGCAAAAGAAACCTCTGCTATTGGTCAAACTCACTAGTTGATCCAACCGCAATCgacaaccttggacggcactctttgAACCGcttgccccatgatatgtttgctaaCTGCGACTTGAGCTGGCTGTGTCCTgcgttgttaagtgagcccgcACAACACAAAGTGTCATGTGAGGGTTTGGTTGCTAAGTaaccactgagcatgctcaacacagtgacttttgacccatggcagaggtatctttcctgtactcgtcagcccaatgaacgcaaaagaaaagggaCCTCTTCTAGCAGGGAGTTATTCTATTTGAAACACGGGAAAAGTTGTCATAGTTTCATCCATGACCAAGCAATGAAAGGATCTctctcgttttcgagatcatgaggtgcacttttagaagattgcaaTATTTTAAGAcaatcttagcttacaactgccagcaataaaaaagctacattagtgaaatttagatcaggtaaacgtactcaattcaacataactaataattataactaaattaacctttgcagctgatatctttagaccttgaaaaatgatacatattagtctaagaaagacaACTTCGGTCGCatgagagcataaaaggcgaaatatttgtaacttctcacacacagatttttttttgtttttttggtaaaatggacaaaatcagaacaggaagtgatctacggaaagaaaaataggggtcacggAGCTttcaagggagtaaaatcgctgcgaagttctcaaaacgatggtatattcgcactgtcacgtcaatGCGTGACATTCCCGACAAGACCTGGGTCCActgctatcccatgatgccacatgctttcaagttccattcttgtggaaaatgtttgcacctttagcattgtgtttaccttcgtggtctgcgatgcatgacgtgtgcgtgacatgcacggaaaaatgcgcagtagcaatgggcgtgaacgtccttaagtcaacCCCTCTTCTATTAAGTCAAGTCCTCTTCCTTGTGTACTGCTGTAGACCaaattatgcttttttttttcacttttaggAACCTCTAAAACAGCGACTTTGAAGAACCAAAGAATTACATGTAGTGTACAAGTGCAGAGAATTGTTGAGTGAAAAGAAAGAAGTTTTTGAGATGATAGACACCTACATTTGAATAAAGGTTattctttaatattttgtaGTTTTGGGGCATGCACTCACTTGGTTGGCTCAGACTAAAGATCTGTTTTCTTCTAATGCTGCTGAACTGTGACAAGTGACATAAATCAAACATGGCAAGAAACTGTATGGGAAAAAAGgaatacaataatttatatcACCCTGGAGATACAAAAGTGCTCCTGAATTGGGAAACTAAAAAGTGTCCACTTTTGTTAgatacaataacaacaatatcaATGCTAAAACAGATGCTTGGGCTTAATTCTCCTCTGTCATCAGGCCTTCatgtgttgtttcttaaacaatCATTCTCTGTCACTAATAAAATGCAGTAATAATAAGATTTACCATCATGGCTGTTTTAATTAAACTGCTCTTTGATTGAGAAAATTACAAGCAAGAAAGTAACAAGTTTGTTGTCAGTTAACAAAGGTATTTAAGTGGAATTTTCATAAGTCACATTCACTTTCTTAGAAGATAAATGTAACTACTGTACAATAGCATTCATTCAGGAAAAAATACCTTTCTGAGGGCTGCGTGAGTGCTGCAATCATTATTACTTTATCTTATCAACCAAAAAATTCATTTCACGTgatttttaaggaaaaaaacttGCAATGTACTGGTAATGCCATCTTAGCTTAACAACTTGTATGAGAAGCATGCACATGGATTCTGGCTGACCTAATTGCCTAAAGTAGCTAATATTTAAAGTTGAATGTGATACACACACCTTCAAAAGGAGAACAGTTCTGTTTTTAATTGCAACACAGAGCCGATGATCCTGTTCTTGGCTAAATGTAGACTCCACTGGGAACGTGTATTGCTGATAACATCATTATGTattaaacagaaaaaagaaatttactgGAAGACCTGTCAGCGATAGGGTAGTCAGTTCActctaaaagaaacaaactcctTCATTACAAAAGAAAGGTCAAGgatgaaaccaaaacaaagtcaAGCAGTGGAGGATAAACAGAGAAAAAACAGCgcaataaataacaacaaatGATGTCGTGAAGTGTTCAAGTTAGATATTTTTAGGACACAGCATGCTCACAGGAAATAGATTTGTAAGTTTTAATCTTGGACTAATACGCGTACATTATTTTCATGTGCTGTGGTCCACTTCACACATTATTTGTGTACATTTAGCTTAGTAAAGGTTTATTGGGTCAGGTATTTCACATTCCatttcagttatttttctttaggGCGTGTAAGCTACATCAATCCCAACATAGTATGATATGGCACAGTGTGGTGAATAACATCTGGGAGTTAAAGAAAAATCTATAATTTGATGTCTTGGGAGGGAGAGGGTTATAGGGGACACTGTATTGAGTGGACCTAGACACGGGTTCGCcgctgacaagtaaaatcatctgacaTTGGACAGAGTACGCAACATGTAAAATCCACAAGTGGCCATTTTATGCTTTATTAGGAGGAATGGGTTATGTGAGGTGCCAGGAAACCTACCTGTGTGTGAAAGATAACAAGGAGCTTGTGCCCAAATATCCACACAAACAGTATTAAAGAGCCTGTTGTTAGGACAAGCCAGAACAGTGAAAGATCCACCAAGCCTGAGACTGTGTTGAGGGCAGGAACACCTCTAAAAAataatttgatcaaaatttaagtcaatGAGAACCATTCACCTTTAACCTGAGCAATGTGGGGAAGCAGGGggggtgcagtggtgagagcacttgcctcccatcAATGTAGTCCAGGTTTGATTCCTGGACCCAGCTCcgtaagtgggttgagtttgtgttctctactctgctctgagggtttttctccaggttctctggttcccccctcccctcagcaaaaaccagcaaACAGCttattccagctggctgtaagctgtgctccaaggtcatacaGTCATGCACTGTGTAGCGGGAGCCAGAGGTGCCATAGTATGCTCTCAATTCGACCTTCTCGAGCTACGACGGCAGTTAGCGCGAAAGTTTTTGTTATAATTGTGATTGCGATACAGAGATCTCTAACAGCCTAACCTGTCAAGTGGAACCTCAGCCATGTTGATGAAAGCATCCCTAGGAATGTTACCTGTAATTTAGAATGCAAGCCAAAAAATGTACTTATTTCAATACACACTCTCGAGTATAGTTAATTAATATCATCATGGCATTGGCAAGGCATAATATAACATAAGGACTTTTGACtttatatgaaatttacaactCTCATTTCATTACGACTTTTGCAGAAAAACTTACCAAATAGATAATAAAACACATAGAACCACCTGGTTGCCTagaagaaatttaaaataattttaacaagTCAATTGATTTACAAACAGGTGTAGGTTCATAAGACAAAATGACTTGTTGCCAACAAATATATTAATGTATACCTTAAGTTAATAATTTCACAAGCTACATGAATGAAAGTTCACCTTGAGTTCACTTCAATCTGTGAAGTTTTGTTGAATACTATTTTTAATCAGTTTAGATAGACAAGTAAGAATATTTCAGAAAATTTCTTATGATAAGTTCTACTTTTAAGAGCATATTTACTGCTGACTTTACAGTGTAATTAGAGAAGCCACAGAAAACACACCTTTAAACAGGTAAAAATGCTCTGTTTTATACATGGTCCCACAGACATCTTGACAAGAAAAAATTTCTGTTGCTGTtcaaaaaagaaaccaaataCATGACTGTACTCTTAGTTGACGAGGAAAATCGTctggtattagacagagtaaaatctgttaagtctcaatCCCAGGAATGGGAAAATGCCATATTTTATGGAGTGGGTTTTGAAAACatttccttaattaattaaacaatgAACTATAAACAGAAGTTAAACTTCCGCATTGTCAAACTATATGTCCTCTCCACTAAACCACAGGTAGAAATGTTTACGATACTTGCttgaaaactttgaaagaaaGCACTCCTATTGAATACCAAGGAAtcccttatttttgttttcaaactttcaaCACACAGCaatcttgaataactgcgaTCATGTAATCATGCGATCACGTAAAACATGTCTGATGATCAACAGGGGTGGTGTCAGGTCTAATGGTTAATGCACTGGGCTTGTACTTCAAGAACATCACTGTTCAAGGCCTGGAAAGCAAACTCCATAAATTTAGGGTTTTCAAGACAAGTAAAAACCATAATCTTTGACAAGTTCATTAAATCACACACTGGCGTACCTGGACTCGTggaaatgtaaaatgaaaacctttCTTCAGGAAATAATCAACACTGGAATAAAATCCCTGAAAGACAAAAATGATAATTAAAACACTTTCCTTACAGTAATAAAAGAACTTCTTGTAAAAAAATCAATTGACCAACTTCAAAGACTTAacagtatacatgtaattaaagTGGCCTCTCTCTGTGGTGTCTAGGAAACATGTCACCTCTGACATTTTTAGATCTCCAAAAAACGTGTTCACTGTATCCCGATAAACAGATCTTGTTATTAAAAACATGGTTGtcaataatgaaaagaaaatggaaTAAGCCAAAAAATCAACCACAAATTCCACGTTTACATACAGCTGTAGGTCCACAAAATTAATCATTAGGCTAGGAACATAGCTCAAGGTAAGCCAAGTACCGGTAAGTCAAGAGATGAATACTGTACATGACATGGTGCAGATTTCAATACTTACAtaatttattaaaatatatGACTACAGCTGTAGCTCCAggagcaggcaagatgaaccaaatcccgcactGTGATAGGCTACttgagcaggcaagatggaaCCATCTTGCCAGcttgggatttctcgcttggtcccgcaagatcaaagatcaccttttggtgttttatcccacaAAATAAATCCTCCataatatccagccatcttgaccgaacattATGGTACAATGTTATGGACATAACAACTGTACTGTATCCATAATATCTGGCCCTGCTCCTTGAACTGTTTTCTTAATTTGGTTTATTTCAATTGGCTCCTCATAGACATACAGTGTATCTACATGTATAGTCTAGTAAACAACTCACCAACCAAGCTCCAAAAAGGATACCAAACACCAGTTGTTCATTTAAGCAAAATGTTTCAGACCTAAAAGAGCAGAGAAATAATTAACTTATCCAGGAATCAAAGCAAACTTCTGGGACAGTATCAACTAAGGGAGTTGATAAAGACAAGGAACGTTTTGACAGGCAATCAACATATCTTGCTCCTTTTAAACTGACcctttaaaatttgcaaaaaaggaaaagaaaaattatatgaCCCTTTGACAACAGAACTGGCCCCATTAACAagtataaaaattattattgtctgaTGTTAGACAGAAAAAACTCGATGAAGCTGTGTAACTCTTAAAAGGGAAGGGAAAGGGTACAAGGGGACATACATGTAGTGTTTGcatggaaatacatgtaccGTACATGTAGGTATTGAACATTACACATGTAAGGACTGAATGAGAGGATTTGGAAGAAAGACAGTGAAGTCCAAAACTAAATTATGTCAACATTAACAATAAACATTCAAGTCCTCAAAACTGAAATCACTGATATCAATGAAAATGTCAGTTAATTGTGTAATTATGATAAGGCTAATAATGAGGATGATAAGGATGATAAGGATAAGGAGGAGAAGAAGGATGAGGATGAGGAGGACgaggatgaggatgatgatgaggaggatGAAGAGGACAAAGAGAAggaggatgatgatgaggaggaggaggatgaGGATAAGAATGAGAATAACgatgatgaggaggaggaggaagagaaAATGAATGAGGCTGAGGAGGAGgaatgaggatgatgatgaagaggatggggaggaggaggaggaggaggaggaggaggatgaagaggaggaggatgaggatgatgatgatgatgatgatgatgaggaggaggaggaggaggaggaggaggaggaggaggatgatgatgaggaggaggaTGAGGATGAGgaggaggatgatgatgatgatgaggaggaggaggaggatgatgatgaggaggaggatgaggatgatgatgatgatgatgatgaggaggaggaggaggaggaggaggaggatgaGGATGAGGAGGAGGAATGAGGATGAGAAGGAGGATAAAGAGGATGCAGAGAAggaggatgatgatgaggaggaggaggaggagaagaagGATGaggataatgatgatgatgatgaggaggaggaggaggagatgAGGGAGGAGGATGAGGATGAGGAGGAGGATAAAGAGGATGCAGAGAAGgaggacgatgatgatgatgatgatgaggaggaggaggaggatgaGGATGAGGAGGAGGATGAGGAGGATGAggatgaggaggaggaggatgaGGAGGATGAggatgaggaggaggaggatgatgatgatgatgatgaggatgatgatgatgaggatgatgatgatgaggaggaggaggaggatgaGGAGGATGAGGAGGATGAGGATGAGGAGGATGATGAGGATGAGgaggatgaggatgatgatgaggaggaggagACGAAGGAGGGGAATgaggatgaggatgatgatAAAGAGGATGAGGAGaaggaggatgatgatgatgaggaggaggaggaggaggaggatgaggaggaggatgatgatgaggaggatgatgatgatgaggaggatGAGGAGGATGAGGAggatgaggaggaggaggatgatgatgaggaggatgatgatgatgaggaggatGAGGAGGATGAGGAGGATGAGGAggaggatgatgatgaggaggatgatgatgatgaggaggaggaggaggagaagaagaaggatGAGGAggaggatgatgatgaggaggatgatgatgaggaggaggaggatgaGAATAATGAGGAGGAAGaggatgatggtgatgatgatgataatgacaatgatgatggaAATGGACGGCCATGAAACAATCAAATaacttaaaataaacaaaaaaaaaatacaaataactTTTATACTCTATGATCAGAACATACTTTTCACTGAATCTTGTGAAATAGAAGACCTCTTCAGACCTCATTCCAAAAATATTGTAAGCTGAGACA
This portion of the Montipora capricornis isolate CH-2021 chromosome 11, ASM3666992v2, whole genome shotgun sequence genome encodes:
- the LOC138024176 gene encoding nucleoporin NDC1-like encodes the protein MVPSGSPTLPRSELSKVKWFTEGEYSWRTGATLVWMVVILPFAVLVNSVAASIDIFHPVSWLNGCITLLFSLSFWTCVCIFVAVNLVTQLSCAKFNTVRDVVHQSRISAILFPLHPARMFHTLIFMFGGSVSAYNIFGMRSEEVFYFTRFSEKSETFCLNEQLVFGILFGAWLGFYSSVDYFLKKGFHFTFPRVQQQKFFLVKMSVGPCIKQSIFTCLKATRWFYVFYYLFGNIPRDAFINMAEVPLDRGVPALNTVSGLVDLSLFWLVLTTGSLILFVWIFGHKLLVIFHTQQYTFPVESTFSQEQDHRLCVAIKNRTVLLLKFLAMFDLCHLSQFSSIRRKQIFSLSQPSGRPSNWTDVSTECLYLIDSLTTKLSSEVSLQAHLQQITMDSKQLGSAVRNNEKSNGYANGQANGHVVQSPPPYPSPFASPLSITKRHTMSSSPGKVHLWSETSDNAEKIASPRPVQNANVFVRMRTKVIDKVDNFVWRLNQVPHNIACSLKERPIIGFLFDETPEARTQAIFADCQLHIWAVEALSRLVAASYTEDTFGVVQKSLPDIFISLVSLLQALDKHSKLTLALTSKPAIQARPPRPQGKDGLRYQLRATLVASIYRITNIFHEHLRSISMAVEHQKILQSFLEFKE